In the Leptospira sp. WS4.C2 genome, one interval contains:
- a CDS encoding NAD-dependent epimerase/dehydratase family protein produces MKFTGTTLVTGANGFIGFELLKELSKDPNLKIRVTDLRNERIQSIKNPNIEFVRSDIRKESELRPLFEGVDRVFHVAGICNLSTPYETLKPINVNAVDKITDIALETKVKAYIHFSSSSVYGTYKGTPFQETDVCFPLDAYGKSKYDGEQIVLSKIPKGLSAVILRPCTVYGPGCNDGAGKVFSRTGKIAGIPGNGKQRLANVRVEDVASAAIYFSKREAVFGGIFNLADNSHPTLEEALDLAAEAFGSKINKIHIPLGILKVLAKLEAPIAKLRGKIPDLEFEAIKYLYNDYYMDNRKLKSVGYSLKYPDFKSSILKMKYFSKGEKNE; encoded by the coding sequence ATGAAATTTACAGGTACAACTTTAGTTACTGGTGCGAATGGTTTTATTGGCTTTGAACTTTTAAAAGAACTTTCAAAGGATCCAAATTTAAAAATTCGTGTTACGGATTTACGGAATGAACGTATCCAATCCATAAAAAATCCGAATATTGAATTTGTTCGATCTGACATTCGTAAAGAATCAGAACTTCGCCCTTTATTTGAGGGAGTGGATCGTGTATTTCATGTAGCAGGAATTTGTAATTTAAGCACTCCGTATGAAACGTTAAAACCCATAAATGTAAATGCAGTTGATAAAATTACAGACATTGCACTAGAAACTAAAGTGAAAGCATATATTCACTTTAGTTCTTCGAGTGTTTATGGAACATACAAAGGTACTCCGTTTCAAGAAACGGATGTTTGTTTTCCTTTGGATGCTTATGGAAAAAGTAAATACGATGGTGAACAAATCGTACTAAGCAAAATACCAAAGGGACTAAGCGCAGTCATCCTTCGGCCCTGTACAGTTTACGGCCCTGGTTGTAACGATGGTGCGGGAAAAGTATTTTCAAGAACTGGAAAGATCGCAGGAATTCCCGGAAATGGTAAACAAAGATTAGCAAATGTTAGGGTGGAGGACGTAGCATCAGCAGCTATCTATTTTTCTAAAAGAGAAGCGGTATTTGGAGGAATCTTTAATTTAGCTGATAATAGCCATCCAACTTTAGAAGAAGCTTTAGATTTAGCCGCAGAAGCATTTGGTTCGAAGATTAATAAAATACATATTCCTCTCGGAATACTTAAAGTTTTGGCGAAATTGGAAGCACCGATTGCAAAACTTAGAGGGAAGATTCCAGACTTAGAATTTGAAGCAATTAAATATTTATATAACGATTATTATATGGATAATCGAAAACTTAAATCAGTTGGTTATAGTTTAAAATATCCGGATTTTAAAAGTTCTATTTTAAAAATGAAATATTTTTCTAAAGGAGAAAAAAATGAGTAA
- a CDS encoding SDR family NAD(P)-dependent oxidoreductase, with protein sequence MSKVIVISGIAQGMGREVSLMLAAEGYTICGFDIEKKYLDSLSAELTKLNANFHLEPLSITDSDKIIKFKDTVLKKFGNVDTVVSNVGIGFFGPFEEVDLNKALQCFDINVMGCARLLQAFLPSMRVAKKGKIIVMSSLVGQVPFPFESIYSATKFAIEGMVSSMRYEVTPFGIQVAMIQPAQVSTNFAAKAQKLPEKESPYYDRCVRFINRDNDLIRTATNPKQAAERIVKVIVSNKPKLFNQVDFMSTFFLGLNRFLPQKIKDKILLNHMNINV encoded by the coding sequence ATGAGTAAGGTAATAGTAATTAGTGGAATTGCACAGGGAATGGGAAGGGAAGTATCCCTCATGTTAGCGGCAGAAGGGTATACTATTTGCGGATTTGATATTGAAAAAAAATATCTAGATAGTCTTTCCGCTGAACTAACAAAGTTAAACGCAAATTTCCACTTAGAACCATTGAGTATCACCGACTCAGATAAAATCATTAAATTCAAAGACACAGTTTTAAAAAAATTCGGTAACGTAGATACAGTTGTTTCCAATGTGGGAATTGGTTTTTTTGGACCATTTGAAGAAGTCGATTTGAACAAGGCATTACAATGTTTTGATATCAATGTCATGGGATGTGCACGTCTATTACAAGCCTTTCTTCCTTCTATGCGTGTTGCAAAAAAAGGAAAGATTATAGTTATGTCATCGCTCGTGGGCCAAGTTCCTTTTCCATTTGAGTCCATCTATTCTGCGACTAAGTTTGCAATTGAGGGGATGGTTTCTTCTATGCGTTATGAAGTAACTCCTTTCGGAATCCAAGTGGCTATGATCCAACCTGCCCAAGTATCTACAAACTTCGCAGCAAAAGCCCAAAAATTACCGGAAAAGGAATCACCTTATTATGATCGTTGTGTTCGTTTTATTAATCGAGACAATGACTTAATTAGAACAGCAACTAATCCAAAACAAGCGGCTGAAAGAATTGTGAAGGTAATTGTTTCTAATAAACCAAAATTGTTCAATCAAGTTGATTTTATGAGTACTTTCTTTTTGGGATTAAATCGATTTTTACCACAAAAAATTAAAGATAAAATCTTATTAAATCACATGAATATCAACGTTTAG
- a CDS encoding enoyl-CoA hydratase/isomerase family protein, giving the protein MQNYKSWNIEIEDRIATVTLQTNDLNVMNMESLFELKKISNELEENNEVWAIILQGAGKHFSSGVNIDILSKAAEISSEEFKTNMREMQSCFTTFENISKPTIAKLQGFCMGGGFMLGQCCDFRIASEKSVFSIPLVRLGLTVLMGTNRITRNAGIAATNELVLLGEKFNPEKALQLNLVTKVVSQEKLDDSVKQFANKFKSLPPKTISITKQIIRQGDKIPLEQSLELEIELQSKLLSSSDLKEALDSFSNHRKPVFTGN; this is encoded by the coding sequence ATGCAAAATTATAAATCTTGGAATATAGAAATTGAAGACCGGATTGCCACAGTTACGCTACAAACTAATGATTTGAATGTAATGAATATGGAATCTCTTTTCGAACTAAAAAAAATTAGTAACGAACTAGAGGAAAATAATGAAGTTTGGGCCATTATTCTGCAAGGTGCTGGAAAACATTTTTCTTCTGGTGTAAACATTGATATTTTAAGTAAAGCAGCTGAAATCAGCAGCGAAGAATTTAAGACGAATATGAGAGAAATGCAGAGTTGTTTTACAACATTTGAGAATATCTCAAAACCAACCATAGCAAAACTCCAAGGTTTTTGTATGGGTGGCGGGTTTATGTTAGGTCAATGTTGTGACTTTAGAATTGCCAGTGAAAAGTCTGTTTTCTCGATTCCTCTGGTTAGATTAGGTTTAACTGTGCTCATGGGAACAAACAGGATCACTCGAAATGCTGGAATCGCTGCCACCAATGAATTAGTTTTGTTAGGTGAAAAATTCAATCCTGAAAAAGCACTCCAACTGAATTTAGTAACAAAAGTTGTTTCGCAAGAAAAGTTAGATGATTCTGTAAAGCAGTTTGCAAATAAATTTAAGTCCTTACCACCTAAGACTATATCTATCACTAAACAAATTATTAGACAAGGTGATAAAATTCCTTTAGAACAAAGTTTGGAATTGGAAATTGAATTACAATCTAAGTTACTTTCTTCTTCCGATTTAAAAGAGGCACTAGATAGTTTTTCCAATCATCGTAAACCAGTTTTTACCGGAAATTAA
- a CDS encoding bile acid:sodium symporter, translated as MLTRVEEILFASMIFFLMVAMGTTLTVENFKKAVHSKKPLFIGMVSQFGFMPLIAFGLAKGFGLSPLFSIGLILVGCTPGGTTSNLLTYYAKGDVALSISMTITSTILAIVMMPFLFWLYCSGFNTEQIQIPYKSIIGSIFILIIPVLIGIKIRSANIKLALKIEKVGSFLGVLMIFFLLIVMVPKNIDILKKTTFAMYISAIFITVLGYVFGYTFSRILKLTDRQSTTVSLETGIQNGPLTIAVILLSFPPILVNEILWMPLLYALFVPITSSLATLYFYLTSKKQPKGIT; from the coding sequence ATGCTAACACGAGTCGAAGAAATTTTATTTGCTTCCATGATTTTTTTTCTGATGGTTGCCATGGGTACAACCTTAACTGTAGAAAACTTTAAAAAAGCTGTGCATTCCAAAAAACCATTGTTTATCGGGATGGTATCTCAATTTGGTTTTATGCCTTTAATTGCCTTTGGGTTAGCCAAAGGATTTGGACTTTCGCCACTATTTTCTATTGGTCTGATTTTGGTCGGATGTACTCCCGGAGGGACTACCTCAAATCTATTAACCTATTACGCTAAAGGTGATGTAGCTTTGAGTATAAGTATGACCATTACTTCTACGATACTTGCAATTGTGATGATGCCCTTTTTGTTTTGGTTGTATTGTTCAGGATTCAATACAGAACAAATTCAAATACCATATAAGAGTATCATTGGTTCCATTTTTATTCTGATCATTCCAGTGTTGATTGGAATTAAGATTAGATCAGCTAACATAAAGTTGGCGTTAAAGATTGAAAAAGTGGGAAGTTTTTTAGGTGTTCTCATGATCTTTTTTCTTCTGATTGTAATGGTTCCGAAAAATATAGACATACTTAAAAAAACTACATTTGCGATGTACATTTCTGCGATCTTCATTACGGTTTTAGGTTATGTATTTGGTTATACCTTTAGTCGGATCCTAAAACTAACCGACCGCCAAAGTACAACCGTTTCCTTAGAAACTGGAATTCAAAACGGACCATTAACAATCGCAGTGATTTTACTTAGTTTCCCACCGATTTTAGTGAATGAGATCTTGTGGATGCCGTTGTTATACGCTTTATTCGTTCCAATCACATCGTCGCTCGCAACTTTATATTTTTATTTAACATCAAAAAAACAACCAAAAGGAATCACTTAG
- a CDS encoding methyl-accepting chemotaxis protein, whose amino-acid sequence MSIEGLWQNGKVTVNRIRIVLFFIFFFALLGTRESMPSAMFTIHLTGTIIMGVYSTICFFWLRIGNPPDWFHKLLIVLDIGIHLINTSIDCSMGPMEAKSALSNTAVLLVVYFYLIYSGFLGNPRFVLYNGCLAGLGVFLSYFISVSYGGLIPTEDPTLYIQTGYVGTSAEIIKGIFVIVSGVLLSRLIALLIRISDKGIETAKESEDLFQKSIQQKILVQSAAKNLESSIQSCGNYISQTAERLESQAASLEQVTAINTELFSSFESNAKIIDDQNIKITDLFSGSNDLNQLIATISSINQELISLANENKKDTTEIAVVSKRTSEFLSSIKSSFDKVDEINQIVAEIGEKTNLLALNASIEAARAGDVGRGFAVVASEVSKLADFTATNAKIISEVVGNSRKYIFNAAEVSAQTGNLTANQIQKLEITTEKVSYMHELFERQKGIIYDTLGRLNEINDLSSQISLSTKEQISGQTEVNKGILALEDEVSQISDASRNLEQYVEQIRFQSQELLTLSDS is encoded by the coding sequence ATGAGTATTGAGGGCCTTTGGCAAAATGGAAAAGTAACAGTCAATCGAATCAGGATTGTTTTATTTTTTATCTTCTTTTTTGCATTGCTTGGAACAAGAGAAAGTATGCCTTCTGCAATGTTTACGATCCATTTAACTGGAACAATCATTATGGGGGTTTATTCAACTATATGTTTTTTTTGGCTGAGGATCGGCAACCCACCTGATTGGTTTCATAAGTTACTCATTGTTCTAGATATAGGAATCCATTTAATTAATACATCCATTGATTGTAGTATGGGTCCTATGGAAGCAAAGTCTGCTTTAAGTAATACCGCAGTTTTATTGGTTGTGTATTTTTATTTGATCTATTCTGGGTTTTTGGGAAATCCTAGATTTGTATTATATAATGGATGTTTGGCGGGATTAGGAGTTTTTTTATCTTATTTTATATCTGTCTCCTATGGCGGATTAATCCCTACAGAAGATCCTACTTTGTATATCCAGACAGGGTATGTGGGAACTTCTGCAGAAATCATTAAAGGGATATTCGTAATTGTAAGTGGGGTTTTACTTTCTAGACTCATTGCCCTTTTGATTCGAATCAGTGATAAAGGAATTGAGACAGCAAAAGAATCTGAGGATTTATTTCAAAAGTCGATCCAACAGAAAATTTTAGTTCAAAGTGCGGCAAAAAACTTAGAATCTTCCATTCAGAGTTGTGGAAATTATATTTCGCAAACGGCAGAAAGATTAGAATCTCAAGCAGCATCTCTAGAGCAAGTGACAGCAATCAACACAGAACTTTTTTCTTCTTTCGAGTCCAATGCAAAAATTATCGATGATCAGAATATAAAAATTACAGATTTATTTTCAGGATCCAATGACCTCAATCAATTAATCGCTACAATAAGTTCCATTAATCAAGAGTTGATTTCACTAGCGAACGAAAACAAAAAAGATACAACGGAAATCGCAGTCGTGTCAAAACGCACCAGTGAATTCTTATCGTCTATAAAATCTTCGTTTGATAAAGTAGATGAAATCAATCAGATTGTTGCCGAAATCGGAGAGAAAACAAACCTACTTGCACTAAATGCATCTATCGAAGCGGCGCGTGCTGGAGATGTAGGAAGGGGATTTGCAGTGGTTGCCAGCGAAGTGAGTAAACTTGCAGATTTCACTGCAACTAATGCAAAGATTATTTCTGAAGTTGTAGGGAATTCGCGGAAATATATTTTTAACGCAGCCGAAGTGTCCGCACAAACAGGGAATTTAACAGCAAATCAAATTCAAAAATTAGAAATAACGACTGAAAAAGTAAGTTATATGCATGAACTTTTTGAAAGACAAAAGGGAATTATTTACGATACATTGGGTCGTTTGAATGAAATCAATGATTTGTCCTCGCAAATATCTTTAAGTACAAAAGAACAAATCTCGGGACAAACAGAAGTGAATAAAGGAATCCTTGCTTTAGAAGACGAGGTGAGTCAAATTTCGGATGCTTCCAGAAATCTAGAGCAGTATGTGGAACAAATTAGATTTCAATCTCAAGAGTTATTGACTTTGAGTGACTCTTAG
- a CDS encoding DUF2804 domain-containing protein, with protein MFQIKPQLQNVLGIIFLSFCIFNCSNATLEPGQIVDQHGKTITLIPEPGSNSTSQREITSSIPLLLADGKLNISGWSRFPHFQINESFIKADPKRYKRWEHYTFYNEKFGGAVTITDIGNLAMGSIELLEFGTGKVLFSKTELVRPGEIFFPTNTTDPIEFKKGDQFIRITKLKEKRIIEYSIVGDSSSEFIKGNFELVEKAPEALAVITPFSESTFFYEYKMPSLLCKGSIQYNNVTYDFNDKSYAVLDWGRGTWPEKNKWLWAAGAGLVQGELLSLNLGYGFGIPNNATENGIVYKGKVHKLDKVTWKYDVTDYKKPWKFISNEGRLELEFTPVYLLHSDIDLMGMIGFLKQLYQNFTFSEILDLLKTEAYLNKAFGHYNGYVVLDNGTKLEVKNLAGFAEQMYQQW; from the coding sequence ATGTTTCAAATCAAACCGCAACTGCAAAACGTTTTAGGGATAATCTTCCTTAGTTTTTGCATATTCAATTGTTCTAATGCAACATTAGAACCCGGACAAATTGTAGACCAACACGGAAAAACCATTACATTAATTCCCGAACCTGGCTCCAATTCTACTAGTCAAAGGGAAATCACAAGTTCGATTCCACTTTTATTGGCAGATGGGAAGTTAAATATTTCTGGTTGGTCGAGATTCCCTCATTTTCAAATCAACGAATCATTCATTAAAGCAGATCCGAAACGATACAAACGTTGGGAACATTACACATTTTATAATGAAAAGTTCGGTGGGGCTGTGACCATCACTGACATTGGAAACTTAGCAATGGGTAGCATCGAACTTTTAGAATTTGGCACAGGGAAAGTTCTGTTTTCCAAAACAGAACTAGTGAGACCAGGAGAAATATTTTTTCCAACCAATACTACCGATCCGATCGAATTCAAAAAAGGAGATCAGTTCATTCGAATCACAAAACTAAAAGAAAAAAGAATCATAGAATACTCCATCGTTGGTGATTCTAGTTCTGAATTCATCAAAGGAAATTTTGAGTTAGTAGAAAAGGCACCGGAAGCTCTTGCTGTCATCACTCCATTTTCTGAATCAACATTTTTTTATGAATATAAAATGCCGAGTTTACTTTGTAAAGGTTCCATCCAATACAACAATGTAACTTATGATTTTAATGACAAAAGTTATGCGGTGCTTGATTGGGGTAGAGGTACATGGCCAGAAAAAAACAAATGGCTTTGGGCGGCGGGTGCTGGTCTTGTGCAAGGTGAATTACTCAGTTTGAATTTGGGATATGGTTTTGGAATTCCAAACAATGCCACAGAGAATGGAATTGTTTACAAAGGAAAAGTTCATAAACTTGATAAAGTCACTTGGAAGTATGATGTTACCGATTACAAAAAACCTTGGAAGTTTATTAGCAACGAAGGTCGATTGGAATTAGAATTTACACCCGTTTATCTTTTGCATTCGGACATTGATTTAATGGGAATGATTGGTTTTTTGAAACAATTGTATCAAAACTTTACTTTCTCAGAAATTTTAGATCTATTGAAAACCGAAGCCTATTTGAACAAAGCCTTTGGTCATTACAACGGTTATGTGGTATTGGACAATGGGACTAAGTTAGAAGTAAAAAACCTTGCTGGTTTTGCAGAGCAAATGTACCAGCAGTGGTAA
- a CDS encoding long-chain fatty acid--CoA ligase, translating to MKVPNLEKRTLYHLVQEGRRLYGDLPVQSYKDNKKEYHDISYREFVSSVEGLSKGLLYLNTKAGDRIGIIADVGHQWLQVSMAVTNIGCVDVPRGTDATLDDISYILTHAECRIVFIENEKTLLKFLPELKKLKIETVVLFGDQRSENTELGSPILNFSDLKKVGSSIEQDKFHSRGKQIQEEDLATIIYTSGTTGKPKGVMLTHRSILFEINSLVAEFRKTGVHVGEGDVTLGFLPPWHSGERIFETICFYSGIKIAFTTVPELGKDLTKAKPTILFTVPRVWESFYDKIRDTINKSNVLKKYFLKLLVWNSVNFSICYDLAFDRIPRLNSPKTIFQFLSQVFHLIKLMVYLPLLPISKLVLSKILSVLGGKLRYAFAGAGALQAEVDRFMYAIGMPILEVYGMTENSGVSTIRHYNDFSVGNVGKPINGVTIKLIDEFGKEITKPGIKGVAHHHGFHNMKGYYLEDEKTKAVLTADCWLNSGDLLVYTAQGTLKFAGRAKDTIVLSGGENVEPEPIEICLKQSEYIDQAVVVGQDKKSLSALLLLNLDKTKSYLDLHSISLDLNNCIYNENEQLQKLMKEEVKRFVSDKNGFKSFERITNVYILQNPFVVHDELTQTQKVKRNRVQEKYHNEIESMYRK from the coding sequence ATGAAGGTTCCCAATTTAGAAAAAAGAACTCTGTATCACTTAGTACAAGAAGGAAGACGTTTGTATGGCGATCTTCCTGTTCAGAGTTATAAAGACAATAAGAAAGAATACCATGACATTAGTTATCGCGAATTTGTTTCTTCTGTGGAGGGATTGTCGAAAGGTTTACTCTATTTAAACACAAAGGCTGGTGACAGAATTGGAATCATTGCCGATGTGGGACACCAATGGTTACAAGTGAGTATGGCAGTTACAAATATTGGATGTGTTGATGTTCCTCGGGGGACAGATGCAACCTTGGATGATATCAGTTATATTTTGACTCATGCGGAATGTAGAATTGTCTTTATAGAAAATGAAAAAACCTTACTCAAGTTTTTACCTGAATTAAAGAAATTAAAAATAGAAACCGTTGTTTTGTTTGGAGATCAAAGGAGTGAAAATACTGAGCTTGGTTCTCCAATTTTAAACTTCTCAGACTTGAAAAAAGTGGGTTCTTCCATTGAGCAAGACAAATTTCATTCCAGAGGAAAACAAATCCAGGAAGAAGATTTAGCGACAATCATTTATACTTCTGGAACAACAGGAAAACCGAAAGGTGTGATGCTTACCCATAGAAGTATTCTTTTCGAAATTAATTCTCTTGTGGCAGAATTCCGTAAAACAGGTGTTCATGTTGGTGAAGGTGATGTGACTTTAGGATTTCTTCCTCCTTGGCACAGTGGTGAAAGAATCTTTGAAACCATTTGTTTTTATTCTGGAATCAAAATTGCATTCACAACAGTGCCCGAACTAGGCAAGGATCTAACAAAAGCAAAACCAACAATTTTATTTACGGTTCCCCGTGTCTGGGAAAGTTTTTACGACAAAATTAGAGATACGATTAACAAAAGTAATGTTTTAAAAAAGTATTTTTTGAAATTACTGGTATGGAATTCTGTTAATTTTTCCATTTGTTATGATCTTGCCTTTGATAGAATTCCAAGATTAAATTCACCTAAAACTATTTTTCAATTTTTATCACAAGTCTTTCATTTAATTAAATTGATGGTCTATCTACCATTACTTCCCATTTCGAAATTGGTTCTATCTAAAATATTATCGGTATTAGGTGGTAAATTGCGATATGCCTTCGCAGGTGCTGGTGCTTTACAAGCAGAAGTGGATCGATTTATGTATGCGATAGGTATGCCTATTTTAGAAGTCTATGGAATGACAGAGAATTCTGGTGTTTCTACGATTAGGCATTATAATGATTTTTCTGTGGGTAATGTTGGGAAACCGATTAACGGAGTCACAATCAAACTAATTGACGAGTTTGGAAAAGAAATTACTAAACCAGGAATCAAAGGTGTCGCTCATCATCATGGGTTTCATAATATGAAAGGTTATTATTTAGAAGATGAAAAAACAAAAGCAGTATTAACGGCTGATTGTTGGCTAAATTCCGGTGACTTACTTGTTTATACAGCCCAAGGTACATTAAAGTTTGCGGGTCGTGCGAAAGACACGATTGTACTCTCTGGGGGTGAAAATGTAGAGCCAGAACCAATCGAAATTTGTCTGAAACAAAGCGAATATATAGACCAAGCAGTTGTGGTGGGACAAGATAAAAAATCGTTATCGGCTTTATTATTATTAAATTTAGATAAAACCAAATCTTACTTAGATTTACATTCTATTTCACTGGACTTAAACAACTGTATTTACAATGAAAATGAACAATTACAAAAATTAATGAAAGAGGAAGTCAAACGATTTGTATCTGATAAAAATGGGTTTAAGTCTTTTGAACGGATTACCAATGTTTATATCTTACAAAATCCCTTTGTTGTGCATGATGAATTAACCCAAACACAAAAAGTCAAACGAAATAGAGTTCAAGAAAAGTATCACAATGAAATTGAATCTATGTATCGTAAATAG
- a CDS encoding acyl-CoA dehydrogenase family protein, with product MNFYFSEEQNRLREAVAAYAKIAGADPQRDIEERDSEFSWDVLNALGDKGWTGVIVPEEYGGMGKGAMEYTIIMEETAKELVYGPQNLIQAQQGLLAVGTEEQKRKWLPELAKGKIMAAQAISEPDAGSSFQNIQTTAVKDGNEWVLNGLKVHINLGKEAQLMMVLAKTDKGLTEFLVDKDSKGIRYEKQDPIGLRSAPMYDVHFEDCRIPADTVLGREGRGIETFMAIFKLSRLGVASQLLGIARGCLEHAVSFTKSRKVGENRVSDFQGIQWIIAKLTSELEAAKLARNQAAWLHDQNVNHNLETSIAKYLAGVVADETVNKAFTLTGSHACYRNRPYDRYVREVKSLLAGGGSSEVMLNNVAREILRPSYHY from the coding sequence ATGAATTTTTATTTTTCAGAAGAACAGAACCGATTGCGAGAAGCAGTGGCTGCTTATGCAAAAATTGCGGGTGCAGATCCACAAAGGGATATTGAGGAACGAGATAGTGAATTTTCCTGGGACGTACTGAATGCGTTAGGTGATAAGGGTTGGACCGGAGTGATTGTACCAGAGGAATACGGCGGAATGGGAAAAGGAGCCATGGAATATACAATCATCATGGAAGAAACGGCCAAAGAACTCGTTTATGGTCCTCAGAATTTGATTCAAGCCCAACAAGGTTTATTGGCAGTCGGAACTGAAGAACAAAAAAGAAAGTGGTTACCCGAACTGGCAAAAGGAAAGATTATGGCTGCCCAAGCAATTTCTGAACCAGATGCAGGATCTTCATTCCAAAACATTCAAACAACAGCTGTGAAGGATGGCAACGAATGGGTGTTAAATGGATTGAAAGTGCATATCAATTTGGGGAAAGAAGCTCAGTTGATGATGGTATTAGCTAAAACAGATAAAGGATTAACTGAGTTTTTGGTAGATAAAGATAGCAAAGGAATTCGCTATGAAAAACAAGATCCCATTGGTTTAAGATCAGCACCGATGTATGATGTTCACTTTGAAGATTGTCGAATCCCTGCGGATACAGTTTTAGGTAGGGAAGGAAGAGGAATCGAAACTTTTATGGCTATCTTTAAACTGAGTCGGTTGGGTGTTGCATCGCAATTACTTGGAATTGCTAGAGGTTGTTTGGAACATGCGGTTTCCTTTACAAAATCCAGAAAGGTCGGTGAAAACAGAGTTTCTGACTTTCAAGGAATTCAGTGGATCATAGCAAAACTTACATCTGAATTAGAAGCAGCAAAACTTGCAAGAAACCAAGCAGCTTGGTTACATGATCAAAATGTGAATCACAATTTAGAAACATCTATTGCTAAGTATCTTGCAGGTGTTGTTGCGGATGAAACAGTCAATAAAGCATTTACTCTTACAGGTTCTCATGCTTGTTATAGAAACCGTCCCTACGATCGTTATGTTAGAGAAGTAAAATCGCTATTAGCCGGTGGTGGTAGTTCGGAGGTAATGTTAAATAACGTAGCTAGAGAAATTCTTCGACCATCGTATCACTATTAA
- a CDS encoding MFS transporter, which yields MNSKENFSEGQIIRFLAASFLGFLAGHLTNYSVILYAQDVWNADALAGLGFGLCFGVPLILGWFAGAWCDSYSPQKLAQAAHLSFLGSLGLLHLSSRMEGELSIIIYLLGATFAGMGWSVLAPARMSLLGRLAGERQVKLAVVFNILVMLGFGAAPPILAFCRKINSWEMVHQTGATLFLIAMILLIGIQTEGLGKSSSAWDRILRGVSYAKNHPLLKQTLLFSIVIYCSMGPVQVMMPRFAKGVLELGELERGFFLGALALALLVGGGVSLKLAKIIGYGKMILLAGLFCGLGFFGIGFSTIVWVSVLFLLFSGFGAGASISLIVAILQSEVTTEYRGRLVSLYTITSQVVPAVSGLLSGLLLVKVPIATAVITAGATITLIVILSTIRLDTLRNYER from the coding sequence ATGAATTCAAAAGAAAACTTTAGCGAAGGCCAAATCATTAGATTTTTGGCTGCATCATTTTTAGGTTTTTTAGCTGGACACCTAACAAACTATAGTGTCATTTTGTACGCGCAAGATGTTTGGAATGCGGATGCACTTGCAGGTTTAGGATTTGGTTTGTGTTTTGGAGTTCCGCTTATCCTTGGTTGGTTTGCCGGGGCTTGGTGTGATTCTTATTCGCCCCAAAAATTGGCACAAGCTGCCCATTTATCTTTTTTAGGTTCTTTAGGTTTGTTACATTTATCTTCACGGATGGAAGGTGAGCTTTCTATTATCATCTATCTATTAGGTGCTACCTTTGCTGGTATGGGTTGGTCGGTCCTTGCCCCTGCTCGTATGTCTCTTCTTGGAAGACTTGCAGGCGAACGTCAGGTAAAGTTGGCCGTTGTATTCAATATCCTTGTGATGCTTGGATTTGGGGCCGCCCCACCAATCCTTGCCTTTTGTCGAAAGATTAATTCTTGGGAAATGGTCCACCAAACGGGAGCTACACTCTTTCTGATTGCGATGATCCTCCTTATTGGAATCCAAACAGAAGGTCTTGGAAAATCCTCATCGGCATGGGACCGAATTTTGAGAGGGGTATCTTATGCAAAAAATCATCCTCTTCTCAAACAAACCTTACTTTTTTCCATTGTGATCTATTGTTCTATGGGTCCAGTCCAAGTCATGATGCCACGGTTTGCCAAAGGAGTTTTGGAATTAGGAGAATTGGAACGTGGCTTCTTTTTAGGAGCACTTGCCTTAGCACTGTTAGTTGGTGGTGGAGTTTCTTTAAAACTGGCAAAAATAATTGGTTATGGGAAAATGATACTACTTGCTGGTTTATTTTGTGGTTTGGGATTTTTTGGAATTGGATTTAGTACGATTGTATGGGTATCCGTTTTATTTTTACTTTTTAGTGGGTTTGGTGCTGGGGCAAGCATTAGTCTCATCGTTGCCATTCTCCAATCAGAAGTGACCACAGAGTATAGAGGAAGGCTTGTGAGTTTGTATACGATCACAAGCCAAGTGGTACCGGCGGTATCTGGATTATTATCTGGACTCTTGCTTGTAAAAGTTCCTATTGCAACGGCAGTCATCACTGCAGGAGCCACAATCACTCTGATTGTGATTTTAAGCACAATCAGATTAGATACTCTTAGAAATTATGAACGTTAA